One genomic segment of Kordiimonas sp. SCSIO 12603 includes these proteins:
- a CDS encoding threonine synthase, with protein MQFENYVSHLECGITGEADYEKAQIHGLSRAGRPLLVRYDLEAMKGKVNKHEIWARGGGFWKWRELLPIVDTENVITLGEDDTPLLSCPKLASDMGVTGEIIIKDEGRLPTGSFKARGLALAVAMAKELGINQLAMPTNGNAGAAMAAYATAGGMESYIFAPDDTPDANIREISLMGGKVWRVNGLINDCGKIVGEGKESAGWFDVSTLKEPYRIEGKKTMGLELAAQLGWEVPDVIFYPTGGGTGLIGMWKAFNEMEALGWIGSKRPKMVAVQATGCAPIVKAFDEGARHAELWENAHTYAAGIRVPVAVGDFLILDAVRESGGFASAVDDDAIEEARQQIGRTEGVLVCPEGAATFAAYKKALKEGKVSKEDRVVLFNCGNGLKYPMPEQADAIDRHKAIDYGKLIGVS; from the coding sequence ATGCAATTTGAAAATTACGTTAGTCATCTGGAATGCGGTATTACAGGTGAAGCAGATTATGAAAAAGCGCAAATTCACGGGTTGTCTCGGGCAGGGCGTCCGCTTCTTGTGCGTTATGATCTAGAGGCGATGAAGGGCAAGGTTAACAAGCACGAAATATGGGCTCGTGGCGGTGGTTTCTGGAAATGGCGAGAGCTTTTGCCTATTGTGGATACTGAAAATGTTATCACCCTAGGTGAAGATGATACACCACTGTTATCTTGCCCAAAGCTAGCGTCAGATATGGGCGTGACGGGTGAGATTATCATCAAGGATGAAGGACGCTTGCCAACGGGCAGTTTCAAAGCTCGCGGCTTGGCACTTGCAGTTGCGATGGCGAAAGAACTTGGTATCAATCAGTTAGCTATGCCGACAAATGGCAATGCTGGAGCTGCTATGGCCGCATATGCAACGGCTGGGGGTATGGAAAGTTATATTTTTGCGCCTGATGATACTCCAGATGCCAATATTCGCGAAATCAGCTTGATGGGCGGCAAAGTCTGGCGTGTGAATGGCCTGATTAACGATTGTGGGAAAATCGTAGGCGAAGGCAAAGAAAGTGCCGGGTGGTTTGATGTTTCAACACTCAAGGAGCCTTACCGTATCGAAGGTAAGAAAACTATGGGTCTGGAGCTTGCAGCTCAACTTGGCTGGGAAGTACCTGATGTAATTTTCTATCCTACAGGTGGCGGCACCGGCCTTATTGGTATGTGGAAAGCCTTCAATGAAATGGAAGCATTGGGGTGGATTGGCTCGAAGCGCCCTAAAATGGTGGCTGTACAAGCAACTGGTTGCGCCCCAATCGTGAAGGCATTTGATGAAGGCGCACGTCATGCGGAGCTTTGGGAAAACGCACATACTTATGCGGCAGGTATTCGAGTGCCAGTGGCTGTCGGTGATTTCCTTATTCTTGATGCAGTACGTGAAAGCGGCGGCTTTGCTTCTGCCGTTGACGATGACGCTATTGAAGAAGCACGCCAGCAAATCGGCCGCACGGAAGGTGTACTTGTTTGCCCTGAAGGCGCTGCAACCTTTGCAGCTTATAAAAAAGCACTGAAGGAGGGTAAGGTTTCTAAAGAAGATCGAGTTGTTCTTTTCAATTGTGGGAACGGGCTGAAATACCCGATGCCTGAACAGGCAGATGCTATCGACCGGCATAAAGCAATTGACTACGGCAAGCTTATTGGCGTTTCATAA
- a CDS encoding HNH endonuclease signature motif containing protein yields MEKKDTCPLCDRPFGKDVQMHHLIPKSQGGKETIPLHPICHRKLHALFNEKELARNYAAVEALRDQIEIKRFTAWLRGKPPDFYRKTAPQGGKRRRK; encoded by the coding sequence ATGGAAAAAAAAGACACATGCCCGTTATGTGATCGTCCGTTCGGAAAAGACGTGCAAATGCATCACCTTATCCCGAAGTCACAAGGCGGTAAGGAAACAATTCCTCTACATCCGATTTGCCATCGTAAGCTTCACGCTCTATTTAACGAAAAAGAGCTGGCGCGGAATTACGCTGCGGTGGAAGCATTAAGGGACCAGATAGAAATCAAACGCTTTACAGCATGGCTTAGGGGTAAGCCACCTGATTTCTATAGGAAAACAGCTCCACAAGGTGGCAAGCGCCGGAGAAAATAA